From Corallococcus exiguus:
CGCCGTTGGCCGCGTAGCGATCCATCACCTTGCGCATCTGCGACACCATGGGCTGCGGCGGGTACTTCTCATCCCCGGGCCAGCCCGGCACCGCGCCCAGTTTGCCCAGGAAGCCGAAGTCGAACAGTGACGTGTCGGAAACGATGGCGTCGTCCGCGCCGCGGATCCACAGCACGTCCGGCCCCTTCGTCAGCGCCGCGAAGGTGGAGGTGTTGTAGTAAGCCGGCGCCATGGCGTTGTTCATGCCCGTGGTGCCCGGCGCCACGCCCGGCCAGTTCTCCGACTTGGTGAAGTTGCCCGGGTACAGCTCGTCCGACACGTGCGTGTCCAGCACGGAGTCCAGGAGCATCTCCTCGTCCGGGTGGCGGAACGGCGGCTTCACGTAGCAGCCGTTCATCACGTTGCGCGGCGACGTCTGCGACTCCGTGGAGCGGTCCTTCGTCTTCAGCCGCTGCACGAAGTCCGGGTTGGCCGTGCCGCCACCGGAGCCCGCGAAGTCCGCCCAGCACGGCGTGCCGTCCGCGTCCTTCGTGCCACCGAAGCCATAGGGAGACAGCGGCG
This genomic window contains:
- a CDS encoding alpha/beta hydrolase, encoding MADTSRKVEIRDIPTQRLRVRARLAGEDGFPVIFVHGNCSSSAFFESLMKTLPEGFRGIAPDMRGYGHTEAKAIDATRGMRDFADDLVALMDTLSLKRAAFVAHSAGAGIVMQLSIDHPERVAGLVVEAPLSPYGFGGTKDADGTPCWADFAGSGGGTANPDFVQRLKTKDRSTESQTSPRNVMNGCYVKPPFRHPDEEMLLDSVLDTHVSDELYPGNFTKSENWPGVAPGTTGMNNAMAPAYYNTSTFAALTKGPDVLWIRGADDAIVSDTSLFDFGFLGKLGAVPGWPGDEKYPPQPMVSQMRKVMDRYAANGGRYREVVLPDTGHSPHLEKTKEFHDLLVPFLQEHAR